From the Psychrobacter sp. P11F6 genome, the window ATGAAACAACCAATCATAATGCTTACCTTAATGACTACTCTATACGCCATGATATTTTTCGTGGACTGATTATTGGTATTATCATTTTTGCCATTATTTGGCTGGTTATGATGCTCATGGCATAAATTGTTAGCATAAAAAGCCTCTATGTAAGGAAGGTTTGCCTGATTCATATAAAAACAACAGATCAATATCAGACAATTCAAGGATTCTTTATAAATTTCTGCTTAATCAGGCATGGCTACTTCTGTTAAGCCCGTTTTAAATTTTTGACAACGCTCCGCATAATGCATCGCTGATAATTTCAACATCGCTGCTTGCTCGTCCGTTAAGGTTTTGACCACCTTTGCAGGCGCACCCATGACGAGTGAGTTGTCTGGAATCTCTTTGCCTTCAGTGACCAATGCCTTAGCACCAATAATGCAATTTTTGCCAATTTTGGCATTATTCAATACCACTGCCCCAATACCAATTAAGCTATTGTCACCGACTTCGCAGCCGTGCAGCATCGCTAAATGACCAATGGTGACATAGTTGCCGATTTTGACCTCAATACCTGCATCAGTATGAATGACGCTGTTTTCTTGCACATTACTATAATCGCCGATATGGATGCGCTCATTATCACCGCGAATCACTGCCCCAAACCACACGTTAGCTTGATGACCCAAATAGACATCGCCTATCACTCGTGCTGAGTCTGCGACCCAACCATGAAAAGGTACCGCGAATTCGGGTACCTTGTCTAAATATTGATAAATCATAACGGCTCCTTGTTATATATAGTAATGAAATAGGTCAGTCATGAAAATTAGTCATGAAAGCGAATCATAAAGACCAGATATCTCGATTTGCTGTCCATTGTGGCAAAGCCAAAAGGGAAAATCCAGCGCTATTAACGGCTAATAATTAAAGGCATACTTTTCAATCTAAAAATCGGCTGGCTATCTGCGGGCAGATTGTATATAATGCGCAAAATCTGTGCCTAAGCGAGCGGACATGATGCAAGTTACCTATTCACTATCTAGTGGGTTTTGTAGTTTCCATCAATAATGTCTTCTCGCTTTTTTGTGGAAAAATTTTGGGTTTAGGTGTTTTTTAGTATCCATTAATAGCAATTTTTGCGATACAAAAAAGCCATTTTTAATCTAACATTTAATCATGAAAATCATGGCACTCACTAATAACAGCGGAGGCAACCCTTGAATTCATCGGCAGAAATACAAGCAATTTTGGCATTAGCAGACGGTACGATTTTTCGCGGTGTGAGTATCGGCAGTCTCGGTCATCGTGTCGGTGAGGTGGTGTTTAATACAGCCATGACAGGGTACCAAGAAATCCTAACCGACCCAAGTTATGCGCGCCAGCTGGTCACCCTAACCTATCCGCACATTGGCAATACCGGTACCAATAGCGAGGACACTGAGTCTGGCAATGGTCATCAGGTATGGGCAGACGGTCTTATCATCCGTGATGCTACAATGGTCACATCAAACTTCCGTAACTCAGAATCATTAAGCGACTATTTATCACGTAACGATACCGTTGCAATCGCTGAGATTGATACCCGTCAATTAACTCGTCTACTACGTGATAAAGGTGCACAGAACGGCTGTATTATGACCGCCTCAGACGGCGAGACAATCAGCGCTGCTGACGAGCAACAAGCCATCAAATTAGCACAAGAGTTTGCTGGTATCGAAGGCATGGACTTGGCAAAAGAATGCTGCACGAAAGAGCGCTTCGAATGGACAGCAGGTACGTGGGATTTATCAGATACCTTACTTAACCGTGATGCCATTGGCAGCCATGATAGCGGTACTGGCGGCTTCTTTAAGCAACTCGGCACTCACATCGATTCTAAATACAATGTCGTCGCCTACGACTTCGGTAGCAAAACCAATATCCTGCGTATGCTGGTTGATCGCGGCTGTCATGTAACCGTCGTTCCTGCACAAACGCCTATCGCAGATGTGCTGGCGATGAATCCAGATGGTATCTTTTTATCAAACGGTCCTGGCGACCCTGCAGCCTGCGACTATGCTATCGATGCCGTGCGTCATATCATTGAAAAAACTGATGTGCCAACCTTTGGCATCTGTTTAGGTCATCAGTTGATTGGTCTAGCTAGCGGCGCAAACACCATTAAAATGAAAACCGGTCATCACGGCGCCAACCATCCAGTTCAAGACTTAGCAGCTGGCACAGTTATGATTACCAGTCAGAACCATGGTTTTGCGGTTGATGAAGACACGCTGCCTGATAACGTTAAATCTACCCATCGCTCATTATTTGACGGCACCAACCAAGGTATCGAGCTGACCAACAAGCCTGTCTTTAGCTTCCAAGGTCACCCAGAAGCCAGCCCCGGCCCGCATGATTGTGCGCCACTGTTTAATAAGTTTGCAGATATGATGGCAGCGGCTAAAGCTTAAGCAGTTAATCAGCTTTTAAGTATCAGTCATTAGCAAACAGTAAGTATTCGTTATACAGCTTAGATCACGCATGATGGTTTAAGCTGCGCCACGCAAAATATCGTTTTATTAAAGTGTTGTTTTATTAAAATATAGCACTGTTCAAATACGAGTTTAGCCGAATATAAATCAATTAAAATATCATACTAACGAAGGTAGCCCTAACTATGCCAAAACGTATCGACATAAAAAGCATTCTTATCATAGGCGCAGGTCCTATCGTCATCGGTCAAGCATGTGAGTTTGATTATTCGGGTGCACAGGCCTGTAAAGCGCTAAAAGAAGAAGGCTATCGCGTCATCTTGGTCAACTCAAACCCTGCGACCATCATGACTGACCCTACCATGGCGGACGCGACTTATATTGAGCCAATTACTTGGCAGACCGTTGAGCAAATCATTGCTAAAGAACGCCCTGACGCCATCTTGCCAACGATGGGCGGACAGACCGCTCTAAACTGTGCCTTAGAATTAGACAAACACGGCGTCTTGACCAAGTATAACTGCGAGTTGATTGGCGCGACCAAAGATTCAATCGAGATGGCAGAAGATCGCAACTTATTTGATAAAGCCATGAAGCGTATCGGCCTTGAATGCCCGCGCGCTGAAACCGCTGAGACCATGGAAGAAGCATTTGCAACACAAGAAAAAATGGGCTATCCCTGTATCATTCGTCCATCATTTACCATGGGTGGTTCAGGTGGCGGTATCGCTTATAACCGCGATGAATTTATCGAGATTTGTGAGCGTGGCTTTGACTTATCACCAAACCATCAATTGCTCATCGATGAATCGTTAATCGGTTGGAAAGAATATGAGATGGAAGTGGTTCGTGACAAAAACGACAACTGTATCATCATCTGTGCGATTGAGAACTTTGACCCAATGGGCGTGCACACTGGCGACTCAATCACAGTTGCGCCAGCGCAAACTTTGACCGACAAAGAATACCAAATCATGCGTAATGCCTCATTGGCAGTACTACGTGAAATCGGCGTTGAAACAGGCGGCTCAAACGTTCAGTTCGGTATTAACCCTGATACTGGTCGTATGGTCGTCATCGAGATGAATCCACGTGTATCACGCTCGTCTGCCCTAGCCTCAAAAGCGACGGGCTTCCCGATTGCTAAAATCGCGGCAAAATTAGCCATTGGTTATACGCTTGATGAATTGCAAAATGACATCACTGGTGGCAAAACGCCAGCCAGCTTTGAGCCAGCGCTTGATTATGTGGTCACAAAAATTCCACGTTTTAACTTTGAAAAATTCCCACAAGCAGATAGTGTGTTATCAACCCAAATGAAATCGGTTGGTGAAGTCATGGCGATTGGTCGTAACTTCCAAGAATCGATGCAAAAAGCTTTACGTGGGATGGAAACTGGCAATGATGGTTTTGATGAACAAATTGACTTTGCTGCTATCAAAGACGGTAATCTGAGCATTGAAAAGGCACGTAGCGAGATTACCAATCGTTTGACCATTCCAACGCCTGAACGTATTTATTATATCGCTGATGCTTTCCGTATCGGTATGAGCGTCGATGAAGTATTCAACTTAACCAAAATTGATCCATGGTTCTTGGTACAAATCGAAGATATCGTGAAAACTGAAGCACAAGTTAAAGCGTTAGGTTTTGGTGGTTTAACTGAGAAGAACTTACGCAGCTTTAAGCGTAAAGGTTTATCAGATTTGCGTTTAGCAAAACTCCTTGGTGTCTCACAAAAGCAACTACGTAAAAAACGTTGGGACTTAAACGTCTATCCAGTCTATAAGCGCGTCGATACCTGCGCGGCAGAATTTGCCACCAGCACCGCCTATATGTACTCAACCTACGATAGCGAATGTGAAGCCAACCCAACGAATAACAAGAAAATCATGGTTATCGGTGGCGGGCCTAACCGTATCGGTCAAGGTATCGAGTTTGACTATTGCTGTGTCCACGCAGCCCTTGCCATGCGCGAAGACGGCTACGAGACCATCATGGTCAACTGTAACCCTGAAACGGTTTCGACCGATTATGATACCTCCGACCGTCTCTACTTTGAGCCAATCACCTTAGAAGATGTACTTGAAATCGTCCGTATCGAGAATCCTGATGGCGTGATTGTACAGTTTGGTGGTCAAACGCCATTGAAACTGGCGCGCGCTC encodes:
- a CDS encoding gamma carbonic anhydrase family protein; this encodes MIYQYLDKVPEFAVPFHGWVADSARVIGDVYLGHQANVWFGAVIRGDNERIHIGDYSNVQENSVIHTDAGIEVKIGNYVTIGHLAMLHGCEVGDNSLIGIGAVVLNNAKIGKNCIIGAKALVTEGKEIPDNSLVMGAPAKVVKTLTDEQAAMLKLSAMHYAERCQKFKTGLTEVAMPD
- the carA gene encoding glutamine-hydrolyzing carbamoyl-phosphate synthase small subunit; translated protein: MNSSAEIQAILALADGTIFRGVSIGSLGHRVGEVVFNTAMTGYQEILTDPSYARQLVTLTYPHIGNTGTNSEDTESGNGHQVWADGLIIRDATMVTSNFRNSESLSDYLSRNDTVAIAEIDTRQLTRLLRDKGAQNGCIMTASDGETISAADEQQAIKLAQEFAGIEGMDLAKECCTKERFEWTAGTWDLSDTLLNRDAIGSHDSGTGGFFKQLGTHIDSKYNVVAYDFGSKTNILRMLVDRGCHVTVVPAQTPIADVLAMNPDGIFLSNGPGDPAACDYAIDAVRHIIEKTDVPTFGICLGHQLIGLASGANTIKMKTGHHGANHPVQDLAAGTVMITSQNHGFAVDEDTLPDNVKSTHRSLFDGTNQGIELTNKPVFSFQGHPEASPGPHDCAPLFNKFADMMAAAKA
- the carB gene encoding carbamoyl-phosphate synthase large subunit; the encoded protein is MPKRIDIKSILIIGAGPIVIGQACEFDYSGAQACKALKEEGYRVILVNSNPATIMTDPTMADATYIEPITWQTVEQIIAKERPDAILPTMGGQTALNCALELDKHGVLTKYNCELIGATKDSIEMAEDRNLFDKAMKRIGLECPRAETAETMEEAFATQEKMGYPCIIRPSFTMGGSGGGIAYNRDEFIEICERGFDLSPNHQLLIDESLIGWKEYEMEVVRDKNDNCIIICAIENFDPMGVHTGDSITVAPAQTLTDKEYQIMRNASLAVLREIGVETGGSNVQFGINPDTGRMVVIEMNPRVSRSSALASKATGFPIAKIAAKLAIGYTLDELQNDITGGKTPASFEPALDYVVTKIPRFNFEKFPQADSVLSTQMKSVGEVMAIGRNFQESMQKALRGMETGNDGFDEQIDFAAIKDGNLSIEKARSEITNRLTIPTPERIYYIADAFRIGMSVDEVFNLTKIDPWFLVQIEDIVKTEAQVKALGFGGLTEKNLRSFKRKGLSDLRLAKLLGVSQKQLRKKRWDLNVYPVYKRVDTCAAEFATSTAYMYSTYDSECEANPTNNKKIMVIGGGPNRIGQGIEFDYCCVHAALAMREDGYETIMVNCNPETVSTDYDTSDRLYFEPITLEDVLEIVRIENPDGVIVQFGGQTPLKLARALEAAGVKIIGTSPDAIDRAEDRERFQHMIQQLNLIQPTNALATSLEDGLVKAKDVGYPLVVRPSYVLGGRAMEIVYNEDELRHYLRTAVQASNEAPVLLDRFLDDAIEVDVDCVSDGTDVVIGGIMQHIEQAGVHSGDSACSLPPYSLSDELCDVMRAQTVAMAKELGVVGLMNVQFAVKGETIYILEVNPRAARTVPFVSKCIGTSLAQIAARCMAGTSLKDQGFTTEIVPAFFAVKEAVFPFAKFPGVDPILSPEMKSTGEVMGVGKTFGEAFYKAIIGSNERLPGLPTEGETKTVFISVRDSDKAQIAPIARQLVDFGFNIVSTTGTQKILSDAGIECKQINKVTEGRPHIVDALKNGKIDLIINTTEGKQAQEDSFSIRRSALQGKVFYVTTLGAADAVCKSYAIDLPFEVYKLQDLHEQAKTIA